The genomic region ACCTCCGAGGGCTACATTGACGGCAAGAACGATCGCCGCCTCGACGATTGCCTCCGCTACGCCATTGTCGCCGGCAAGAAAGCTCTCGAAGATGCTGATCTCGGCGCCGATAACCGCCCCAAGGTCACTCTCATTTTGTAACTTTGTTATTAGAAAATACGGATCTGATCGTTAATTTGTTGCCGATTCTGAACATGCATTGCTTAAATTTGTGTTTATTGATTTTGATTGAGTAATGAAAGACTCTGAACTTCGATTGCAGCTTGATAAGTCGAGGGCCGGTGTGCTAGTTGGATCAGGGATGGGTGGTCTTACTGTGTTTTCTGACGGTGTTCATGCACTGATAGATAAGGGTCACAGGAAGATTACCCCGTTTTTCATTCCTTATGCTATTACAAACATGGGATCCGCTTTGCTTGGGATTGATCTGGGTTTTATGGGGCCGAATTACTCAATCTCGACTGCTTGTGCTACTTCAAATTACTGTTTCTATGCTGCCGCGAATCACATTCGTCGGGGCGAGGCTGATTTGATGATTGCTGGTGGGACTGAGGCGGCCTTGATTCCCATTGGGCTTGGGGGGTTTGTTGCATGCAGGGCGTTGTCTCAGAGAAATGATGATCCGAAAACTGCTTCTAGGCCGTGGGACAAAGATAGGGATGGCTTTGTTATGGGTGAAGGTGCTGGAATATTGGTGAGTCTGCTTTGGTTATGGCTTTGAATCCAAATGAGAATATGATGCAGTCCTTTATTACATGATGTAGAAGTTGAACCCTTTCGCAGTTGATATTTTTGGATGCTGATTTTAATCATTATATCTGAAGTGGTTGATCATGTTGATAGGTAATGGAGAGCTTGGAACATGCGATGAAACGAGGTGCACCTATTATTGCCGAGTACTTGGGAGGTGCTATTAACTGTGATGCATATCATATGACTGATCCAAGAGCTGATGGACTTGGTGTATCCACATGCATAGAGAGAAGCCTTGAAGATTCTGGTGTATCGCCTGAAGAGGTGCCTTCTTCCTTAAACCTGTCTTAATTCTGATTTGTAGCGCTTGTCGCTTGGCATCATTGATTGAACTATTCCCTCACTGCATCAGGTCAACTACATCAATGCACATGCAACTTCCACCCTTGCGGGTGATCTAGCTGAGGTTAATGCTATAAAGAAAGTGTTCAAGAACACTAAAGAGATTAAAATCAATGCTACTAAGGTAATCTATCTTGCTCTGCCTCTCCTTGTTGAAAAAAAAAAAATGTTGCTCTGTCTCTCTATCATTTAATATGATGTACCATTCCTGATGATGTTTCTTGTCTATACTATTTTCAGTCTATGATCGGTCACTGCCTCGGTGCCTCTGGGGGTTTGGAAGCTATTGCTACAGTGAAAGCCATACAAACAGGATGGCTCCATCCTTCTATAAACCAATTTGTATGCCAATACTCTCATTTTCTCCATTTTGGTGGTTTTTGTTTAAGGGGGGTTTTAAAAAGCAATTAACAAAGCATAGCATTACTTTTTTCAGTATCCTTTTCCTAGGCTTTTTGTTTGCTCACCATTACTGGAATGGTTTCTGATATGTGGCTTGTTCATTCTCAAACAGAATCCAGAACCTTCAGTTGAGTTTGACACTGTTGCAAATGTAAAGCAGCAGCACGAAGTGAATGTTGGTATGAATCCTAAACCTTTAAACTCCCTTTGCTTTTATGTTTCCGTTGCAAATATACTCATTATGTGGTTTATCCATTTTTCAGCCATATCAAATTCGTTCGGATTTGGAGGACACAACTCTGTGGTTGCGTTTTCTGCGTTCAAGCCTTGATCAGCCAAGCTTGTCTGCAAGTTTTGTACTACATCAGTCTTGCTTAGAGGAGATCTTAACTGTATCTGAGGCTGCTTTCATTCTTATTATTGGTGCCAGTTGTAGCGAAATAATCAAGGGTTACTCTATTTCAAGGACAGTAGTCAGTTAGATACCAGGTTCTATGTGTCATTAGCGGGTCCTTATATGTCTGAATTGTTGTATTAAATGGAAAGCCTTTTCTGATTTTATTGTTTGAACCAATATTTTTGCTGAGCGATGTTTATTGCCATGCTTTTACAAACTCTGAGATGCAGAGTTCCTTGCGGGATGCCTCCTCTGCACTACTATGCAACTCACAATTTCGATTTAATCACGACCACTCTAATAATTGGATTCTAATTTGGTTGTGCTCGCAAAGAAGTTAGAGCCGGAGTGCAAATTGGGTTTCTACAGGTAGCAGAGGAAGCCATTGATGCTGGCTTTCGGGGTGTCTGGGGAGTGTGCTCAAAAGAGAGTTCTATTATATGTATAGTACTCATGAAACAACTATAACTCAGTAGCAGAAGAAAAATTCAATAACATAGGAAGACATATTAAACAGCTAGACTTAGCTAACAAGAAATCTGGTACCAACTCTGATGCCCTTTTTTCATTCTCTTTTGTCAGCAACAATCATCCTCGTTTACTAGTTCCCAATCTTGAATATCTTCACCACCGGAGGAACACTCACTGATACCGGAACGCCTCAAAACTGCTGATTGAATTATTATTATTATTATTATTATTTAAGAGTATCAACGATAGTATCCTTAAAGGCTTTCTGGATCCAGAGATTAATCCGCGCCGAGGGATTATGTCAGAACGTTTCTCCCCCCAGACCATCAAAAATAAATTAGAATTTAACTCCAATTAACATCGGCGGGATTCGAATCTGGGTATTGAATCGTTTCATATCTTAATCTTCCAATCAACCAAAAAAGGAAAAAGTACAATCAAAATCTGGCTGCGCCAGCCCAGCCCAATCTAGTTGGGCCCGTTTGTAACAAAAAAGAGAAGCGATGAGTGACGGCTCGTGGGAGACGCATCTAAAATGGGCGCCAAAAGGAAGGCCAATCTCCCCCATTTTCCCGCCAAATTCAATACCCTAGTCCCGAAAAAGGGATTCGATTAGGTTCTTCTTCATCTCTATCTTCTCAAATTTCAATCCCACCTTCACCGCCGCCGCCGCTGCCGCTGCCGCCGCTCCGCAAAGAAAATGGACATCAGCGAAGAAGTCAGGGCGGCTCACCGCCGTGAGCTCACTACCTTCTTGGAAGACGGAGTACGTCGCCTCTCTCTCTCTCTATATATCTCTCTCTCTCCTCTCTCTTTCTCTCTCTAACCAATTTGATCCGGTGTGAATTTCGCAGACGTACATGGACGACATCAAGGCCGTCCTCAA from Fragaria vesca subsp. vesca linkage group LG3, FraVesHawaii_1.0, whole genome shotgun sequence harbors:
- the LOC101313775 gene encoding 3-oxoacyl-[acyl-carrier-protein] synthase I, chloroplastic-like — translated: MQAIQSSTLRPAPLDPLRKRTHFPNLTPRPAPRRVSFISASSATTVSAPTREKDPKKRVVITGLGCVSVFGNDVNAYYDKLLAGESGVGPIDRFDASKFPTRFGGQIRGFTSEGYIDGKNDRRLDDCLRYAIVAGKKALEDADLGADNRPKLDKSRAGVLVGSGMGGLTVFSDGVHALIDKGHRKITPFFIPYAITNMGSALLGIDLGFMGPNYSISTACATSNYCFYAAANHIRRGEADLMIAGGTEAALIPIGLGGFVACRALSQRNDDPKTASRPWDKDRDGFVMGEGAGILVMESLEHAMKRGAPIIAEYLGGAINCDAYHMTDPRADGLGVSTCIERSLEDSGVSPEEVNYINAHATSTLAGDLAEVNAIKKVFKNTKEIKINATKSMIGHCLGASGGLEAIATVKAIQTGWLHPSINQFNPEPSVEFDTVANVKQQHEVNVAISNSFGFGGHNSVVAFSAFKP